DNA sequence from the Actinomycetota bacterium genome:
GTCGACTTCTTCGCGGTCGACTTCTTGGCCGTGGGCCTCTTCGCAGTGGACTTCTTGGCCGCCGGCCTCTTCGCTGCCTTCTTCATCGGCATCCGGTCACCTCCTTTCGTCGATCGGATGACCTCTTTGAATTCGCGTCATCGAGTCGTTCATACGATAGCCACCAACTCTTCGAGTGGGAAGACACTTAACGCGCGAAGTTTGAAGGGCGTCTTCAGGAAGCGCGCGCGTGACGACGTCCTATGCGGACTGTCGCCACTCTTCCGAGGACGTCGCGGATGTCCTCGCCGTCGCAGACCGACGCGAACAGTTGCGTCGACTGGCGACGCAGCCTCGTCCTCTCTCGTTCGGTGAGGCCACCCCAGATGCCGTAGCGCTCGCCGTTGGCGAGTGCGTACTCGAGACACTCGATACGGACGGAGCACTCAACGCAGACTCGCTTTGCCGAGTCGCCGGGACTGCCGCGCTCGGGGAAGAACAGATCAGGATCGGCCTGCAGGCACTGGGCCTTCTCCTGCCAGTCGTAGCGGATGCGCCACACGAGCGACCCCCTGCTATCGAAAACCAAGGACGTAATTACAGTCGTGTCATTGTAGGGAGGCGTTTCTATCGGCGCAAGGGGGGGGCAGTGCGAACTGCTAGCTCAGGTAGCGACGCCAGATGAGACCCGAGCTGGCGATCATCAGCCCCGACCCGACGAGGCCGCCCAGAGCAACGCCTCGGCTGGCCGGTTGCGATTCCGGCGCGGGAGTCGTGCGTGGCATCGGCGTCACGATGTCCTCCGGCGTAGGCGAAGGAGTGATCGAGGGCGTGGGAATAAAGCTCTCGCGCACGCTCGGGCGCGGCCGCATCGAAGGCTTGACCGTCGGTGAGGGCGCCGGCTCCGGCGTAATCGTCTGCTCCGGAGGAGGCGTCAAACGCATCGTCGGCGTGGGGACGGGCGTGCACGTGTCGATGATCGAACAGGGGGGCGTCGTCGGAGCTGGGGTAGGCGGCGCCGTGGTGGGCTGGGCCCCCACCGGGCCCCCGACAAGCAACAGGAAGCCGGTGCAGACCAGGGTCGCGCGAATCAGCAGATAGGTTTTCGCCGGGGGCCGGACCAGGGTCGCCAACTAAACCTCAACGACCAGATGCGTCTCCGTCGAGCGGACGCCCGGCATGTTGTGGATCGCACCGAGGACCACGTCCGCGAGCTGATGGTCGTCGGACAGCTCGCAGAACGCGAAGATGTCCGGCTGCCCCCAGCAGGCGTGCGCCTGGCGCACTCCTTCCATGGCCCGGATGCGCTTGAGAACGTCTTTGGCCTGACCCGCGTCTACCGAAACCAAGATGTACGCTGCCGCCATCGCCGACTCACCTCCGTGAGCCAAAGTCTAGATGCAGCCGCGTTCCGGCGAGCCGTCCCGCACCCGGCGCAGGTGCCGCCCCCGTTATGCGACCGCGTTGCGCTCCTGCAACCGCGCGGGATGGGGCTCGCCGAACCGGCTTTCGTACTCATCGAGGTTGGCCTCGATGCGGTCCAGCCACTGGCGCTCGAGTCCGGCTATCGGCTCGTCCCCG
Encoded proteins:
- a CDS encoding Lrp/AsnC ligand binding domain-containing protein — its product is MAAAYILVSVDAGQAKDVLKRIRAMEGVRQAHACWGQPDIFAFCELSDDHQLADVVLGAIHNMPGVRSTETHLVVEV